One window from the genome of Megalobrama amblycephala isolate DHTTF-2021 linkage group LG4, ASM1881202v1, whole genome shotgun sequence encodes:
- the man1b1b gene encoding mannosidase, alpha, class 1B, member 1b, whose protein sequence is MLPPSRRDFVSLTLNESSSYTNSKQWRRQSCWRKWKQLSRLQRSLILLTLMLLLVCGIVTSPTLIGHWRGGAFGGNRDDGKQSFVVDLKNEYRSILPELPSERKDYRRRGPPVLQNRLQSKTNVSGLWRAENHGLDLNNADKGSERGKPVISWRGAVIVEGQASDTDTKDTENRDDPASLALAESRLEAVREAFRHAWKGYKDYAWGHDELKPISKSYGEWFGLGLTLIDALDTMWILGLKEEFAEAREWVAKELSFDKNVDVNLFESTIRILGGLLSTYHLTRDSMFLDKAKDIGSRLMPAFNTASKIPYSDVNIGKGTAHPPRWTSDSTVAEVTSIQLEFRELSRLTGDPKYQLAVMEVMKQVHKLDGKQDGLVPMFINTNNGLFTHQGIYTLGARADSYYEYLLKQWIQGGKTENELLDDYLQAVEGVKKNLLKKSTPLGLTFVGELSHGHFSPKMDHLVCFLPGTLALGAHYGLPADHMELAKQLIETCYQMYAQMETGLSPEIAHFNMHEGSTKDVDVKIADRHNLLRPETVESLFYLYRFTKDKKYQQWGWEILQNFNKYTRVPTGGYTSINNVCDPSYPSPRDKMESFFLGETLKYFYLLFSEDPNLISLDKYVFNTEAHPLPIWPQAE, encoded by the exons ATGCTTCCACCATCAAGAAGGGATTTTGTATCTCTGACTCTCAACGAAAGCAGTAGCTACACCAACAGCAAGCAGTGGCGCCGACAGTCCTGCTGGAGG AAATGGAAACAGTTGTCCAGATTGCAGCGCAGCCTGATTCTGCTTACATTGATGCTGTTGTTGGTTTGTGGAATCGTTACTTCTCCCACTCTCATAGGGCACTGGAGAG GTGGTGCATTTGGGGGGAACAGGGATGATGGGAAACAGTCATTTGTTGTTGACCTGAAAAATGAGTACAGGTCCATTCTTCCTGAGCTGCCCTCTGAG AGAAAGGACTACCGTAGACGTGGACCGCCTGTCTTGCAGAACCGTTTGCAATCCAAAACGAATGTGTCGGGTCTGTGGAGAGCAGAAAATCATGGACTGGACCTAAATAATGCAGATAAAGGATCTGAGCGAGGAAAGCCAGTCATTAG TTGGCGTGGAGCTGTGATAGTAGAAGGACAGGCCTCTGATACTGACACCAAAGACACAGAAAACCGAGACGACCCAGCTTCATTAGCACTTG CTGAGAGCAGACTAGAGGCTGTGAGAGAAGCTTTTAGACATGCCTGGAAGGGCTACAAGGACTATGCTTGGGGTCACGATGAGCTCAAACCCATCTCTAAATCATATGGAGAGTGGTTTGGACTTGGGCTGACCCTAATTGATGCTCTGGATACCATGTGGATCCTGGGTCTCAAAGAGG AGTTTGCAGAGGCCAGGGAGTGGGTGGCCAAAGAGCTCTCCTTCGATAAAAACGTGGATGTTAATCTTTTCGAGAGCACCATTCGTATCCTGGGGGGCCTTCTGAGTACTTATCATCTGACCAGAGACTCCATGTTCCTGGATAAAGCT AAAGATATCGGCTCCAGGCTGATGCCCGCCTTCAACACTGCCTCTAAAATCCCCTATTCTGATGTGAATATTGGGAAGGGAACGGCTCATCCTCCGCGATGGACTTCAGACAGCACCGTAGCTGAGGTCACTAGCATTCAGCTGGAGTTCAGAGAGCTCAGCCGACTCACTGGAGACCCCAAATACCAG TTGGCTGTAATGGAGGTGATGAAGCAGGTGCATAAACTGGACGGAAAGCAAGATGGGCTGGTGCCGATGTTTATAAATACCAACAACGGGCTGTTCACCCATCAGGGCATTTACACACTGGGTGCCAGGGCTGACAGCTACTATGAGTATCTGCTGAAGCAGTGGATACAGGGAGGCAAGACAGAGAACGA ATTGCTGGATGACTACCTGCAGGCCGTGGAAGGGGTGAAAAAGAACCTGCTGAAGAAGTCTACTCCTCTAGGCCTTACATTTGTAGGAGAGTTGTCCCATGGACACTTCAGTCCCAAAATG GACCATTTGGTATGTTTTTTGCCTGGCACGCTGGCACTGGGGGCACATTACGGCCTTCCTGCTGATCATATGGAGCTGGCAAAACAGCTGATTGAGACCTGCTACCAGATGTATGCCCAGATGGAGACAGGTCTGAGCCCGGAGATAGCTCATTTCAACATGCATGAAGGCAGCACAAAGGATGTAGATGTAAAG ATTGCTGACCGGCACAACCTTCTGCGGCCAGAGACCGTGGAAAGCCTCTTCTACTTGTACAGATTTACCAAGGATAAGAAGTACCAGCAGTGGGGCTGGGAGatcctacaaaatttcaataagTACACAAGg GTTCCCACTGGAGGTTACACGTCCATAAACAACGTCTGTGACCCGTCCTATCCCAGCCCTCGAGACAAGATGgagagcttcttcctgggtgaGACGCTTAAATACTTCTACCTGCTGTTTTCTGAGGACCCTAACCTTATCAGCTTAGACAAGTACGTCTTCAACACTGAAGCCCATCCTCTGCCCATATGGCCACAAGCAGAGTGA